The proteins below come from a single Acidovorax sp. NCPPB 4044 genomic window:
- a CDS encoding TRAP transporter small permease, whose protein sequence is MFRRFERALVACNRWLLIFLLLAMACIVFANVVLRYTTGDSIVWAEEVARHLMIWGTFLGAGLVLRFGGHVAIDNLHHVLGERGARVLRGLIVAALGAFFLAMAWFSVQYVWATRFQTTPATDIPFAWIYSAMPAGFLLLFVHLAFMARGYVRDGRYVESDEMDAESAASL, encoded by the coding sequence ATGTTCCGACGCTTCGAGCGCGCCCTGGTGGCCTGCAACCGCTGGCTGCTGATCTTCCTGCTGCTGGCCATGGCCTGCATCGTCTTCGCCAACGTGGTGCTGCGCTACACCACGGGAGACTCCATCGTCTGGGCCGAAGAGGTGGCGCGGCACTTGATGATCTGGGGCACCTTCCTCGGCGCGGGGCTGGTGCTGCGCTTCGGAGGGCACGTGGCGATCGACAACCTGCACCACGTGCTGGGCGAGCGCGGCGCGCGGGTGCTGCGCGGCCTGATCGTGGCGGCGCTGGGCGCGTTCTTCCTCGCCATGGCATGGTTCTCGGTGCAGTACGTCTGGGCCACGCGTTTCCAGACGACGCCGGCCACCGACATCCCGTTCGCCTGGATCTACTCGGCCATGCCCGCGGGTTTCCTGCTGCTGTTCGTGCACCTGGCGTTCATGGCGCGCGGCTATGTCCGGGACGGGCGCTACGTGGAATCCGACGAGATGGACGCCGAATCGGCGGCCTCGCTCTGA
- a CDS encoding esterase-like activity of phytase family protein, which translates to MFRNLGAIGAFTLALLLPACGGSGGGTQDIQVRLIGEQRVANTLQVDGTLVGGLSGIDFDPRSNTWVLLSDDRSDRNPARFYVARLQYDLSSFAPVEFVRGTALRQADGSTYAGRATAAAGQTVPDPEAVRIDPRDGSLWWTSEGDRNLGLDPFVVHADAGGRAIAALPLPSAFKVSPTAQAGTRNNAAFEGLTLSADGETLWAGMEAPLYQDGPLPTPTAGATTRLLQYSRAGGVLRQLAYPLDPIQGTPAAGKNGDNGLSEMLAVDGDRFLVLERSGVQGSDDRYRMDIRLYEVDTRGASDVAGIASLASAPFTPVRKRLVAHLNRLGLPTVDNIEGMAWGPRLANGHRSLVLVSDNNFSDTQVTQFLAFEVVSE; encoded by the coding sequence ATGTTCCGAAACCTCGGCGCCATCGGCGCGTTCACCCTGGCCTTGCTGTTGCCCGCCTGCGGCGGCAGCGGCGGCGGCACCCAAGACATCCAGGTGCGACTCATCGGGGAGCAGCGGGTGGCCAACACCCTGCAGGTGGACGGCACCCTGGTGGGCGGTCTCTCGGGCATCGACTTCGATCCCCGCAGCAACACCTGGGTGCTGCTGAGCGACGACCGCTCCGACAGGAACCCGGCGCGCTTCTACGTGGCCCGACTGCAATACGACCTGTCGTCCTTCGCGCCGGTGGAGTTCGTGCGCGGCACCGCGCTGCGGCAGGCCGACGGCAGCACTTACGCCGGCCGCGCCACGGCCGCCGCCGGCCAGACGGTGCCCGACCCGGAAGCCGTGCGAATCGACCCGCGCGACGGCAGCCTGTGGTGGACCAGCGAGGGCGACCGCAACCTGGGCCTGGATCCGTTCGTGGTGCACGCCGACGCGGGTGGCCGCGCCATCGCGGCGCTGCCCCTGCCGTCGGCGTTCAAGGTGTCGCCCACCGCGCAGGCCGGCACGCGCAACAACGCGGCGTTCGAGGGGCTCACGCTGTCGGCCGACGGCGAAACCCTCTGGGCCGGCATGGAGGCGCCGCTCTACCAGGACGGCCCGCTGCCCACTCCCACGGCCGGGGCCACCACGCGCCTGCTGCAGTACAGCCGCGCCGGGGGTGTGCTGCGGCAGCTGGCCTACCCGCTCGATCCCATCCAGGGCACGCCGGCGGCAGGCAAGAACGGGGACAACGGCCTCTCGGAAATGCTGGCCGTGGACGGCGACCGGTTCCTGGTGCTGGAGCGATCGGGGGTGCAGGGCAGCGACGACCGCTACCGCATGGACATCCGCCTCTACGAAGTGGACACGCGCGGCGCGAGCGATGTGGCCGGCATCGCTTCGCTTGCGTCGGCCCCGTTCACGCCCGTGCGCAAGCGCCTCGTGGCCCACCTCAACCGCCTGGGCCTGCCCACCGTGGACAACATCGAAGGCATGGCCTGGGGCCCCCGCCTGGCCAACGGCCACCGCAGCCTCGTGCTGGTGTCCGACAACAACTTCAGCGACACCCAGGTCACCCAGTTCCTGGCGTTCGAGGTGGTGTCGGAATAG
- a CDS encoding YceH family protein, with product MPFDPRTQPLSAAEARVLGTLMEKARTVPDSYPLTLNAVVTGCNQKSSRDPVMALADAQAQEALDGLRHRAMVVEIGGQRATRWEHNFPRAAGVPDQSAALLGLLMLRGPQTAGELRINAERWHRFADISSVEAFLDELQSRSEEKGGPLVALLPRAPGARESRWTHLLCGPLSADELAAQAAHAAAPSPATAAARGSDPALAERVAALESEVAALRGSLASLCAQLGVSLPGQE from the coding sequence ATGCCTTTCGATCCCCGTACCCAGCCCCTCTCCGCCGCCGAAGCCCGCGTGCTCGGCACCCTCATGGAAAAGGCCCGCACGGTGCCCGACAGCTACCCGCTCACGCTCAATGCCGTGGTCACGGGCTGCAACCAGAAGTCGAGCCGCGATCCGGTCATGGCCCTGGCCGACGCCCAGGCCCAGGAGGCGCTGGACGGCCTGCGCCACCGCGCCATGGTGGTGGAGATCGGCGGCCAGCGCGCCACGCGCTGGGAGCACAACTTCCCGCGCGCGGCCGGCGTGCCCGACCAGTCCGCCGCGCTGCTGGGCCTGCTCATGCTGCGCGGCCCGCAGACGGCCGGCGAGCTGCGCATCAACGCCGAGCGCTGGCACCGCTTCGCCGACATCTCCTCGGTCGAGGCCTTCCTGGACGAGCTGCAGTCGCGCAGCGAAGAAAAGGGCGGCCCGCTGGTCGCCCTGCTGCCGCGCGCCCCCGGAGCCCGCGAATCCCGCTGGACGCACCTGCTCTGCGGCCCGCTCTCGGCCGACGAGCTGGCCGCGCAGGCGGCGCACGCCGCGGCGCCCTCACCGGCCACCGCCGCCGCGCGCGGGTCCGACCCGGCCCTGGCCGAACGCGTGGCCGCGCTGGAGTCCGAAGTGGCCGCGCTGCGCGGATCGCTGGCCTCGCTGTGCGCGCAGCTCGGGGTGTCGCTCCCCGGACAGGAATAA
- a CDS encoding TRAP transporter large permease — protein sequence MAITLFVSAIVLMALGFPVAFALAMSASIAVFVGGRYPQLIVFKEMFTGIDSFPLMAVPFFILAAEIMSGGALTVVLLRFAAQFVGHLRGGLGHANILSLTLFSGISGSALADAAGPGSMMVKMMDKAGYSRAYAAALTASTAIVGPIIPPSIIMIIYALQDEQVSVGALFIAGFAPGILIALAMAVVNWRVCVRRDYRSREPRPTGREMVSNSVRAIPALMLVVLILVGIRFGIFTPTEASVVAVCYALVCGKWIYRTLEWKALPHIAARSALLTASVLLVVAASAAFAWVLTIEGIPQQLAQTIVGWDLSPVTFLIAVNILLLLFGIFMEPLPGVMILVPILAPIASALGIDPIHFAMVVIVNLTLGMITPPVGGLLFVTSVATKVPLAALTRELPPFLVAHLIVLALLTFVPAISTWLPHALGF from the coding sequence ATGGCCATCACCCTTTTCGTTTCCGCCATCGTGCTGATGGCGCTGGGCTTTCCCGTCGCCTTCGCGCTCGCGATGTCGGCATCCATCGCCGTCTTCGTGGGCGGGCGCTACCCGCAGCTGATCGTCTTCAAGGAGATGTTCACCGGCATCGACAGCTTTCCGCTCATGGCCGTGCCGTTCTTCATCCTCGCGGCCGAGATCATGTCGGGCGGCGCGCTCACCGTGGTGCTGCTGCGCTTCGCCGCGCAGTTCGTGGGCCACCTGCGCGGGGGCCTGGGGCACGCCAACATCCTCTCGCTCACGCTGTTCTCGGGCATCTCCGGCTCGGCGCTGGCCGATGCGGCCGGCCCGGGCTCGATGATGGTGAAGATGATGGACAAGGCCGGCTACTCGCGCGCCTATGCGGCCGCGCTCACGGCCAGCACGGCCATCGTGGGGCCGATCATCCCACCCTCGATCATCATGATCATCTACGCGCTGCAGGACGAGCAGGTCTCCGTGGGCGCACTCTTCATCGCGGGCTTCGCGCCCGGCATCCTGATCGCGCTGGCCATGGCGGTGGTCAACTGGCGCGTCTGCGTGCGCCGCGACTACCGCTCGCGCGAGCCGCGCCCCACCGGGCGCGAGATGGTCTCCAACAGCGTGCGGGCCATTCCCGCGCTCATGCTGGTGGTGCTGATCCTCGTGGGTATCCGCTTCGGCATCTTCACGCCCACCGAGGCGTCGGTGGTGGCGGTGTGCTACGCGCTCGTGTGCGGCAAGTGGATCTACCGCACGCTGGAGTGGAAGGCGCTGCCGCACATCGCGGCGCGCTCGGCGCTGCTCACGGCCTCGGTGCTGCTGGTCGTGGCGGCCTCCGCCGCCTTCGCCTGGGTGCTCACCATCGAGGGCATTCCGCAGCAGCTCGCGCAGACCATCGTGGGCTGGGACCTGTCGCCCGTCACCTTCCTCATCGCGGTCAACATCCTGCTGCTGCTCTTCGGCATCTTCATGGAGCCGCTGCCGGGCGTGATGATCCTCGTGCCCATCCTCGCGCCCATCGCGAGCGCGCTCGGCATCGACCCGATCCACTTCGCGATGGTGGTGATCGTGAACCTGACGCTGGGCATGATCACCCCGCCCGTGGGCGGCCTGCTGTTCGTGACCTCGGTCGCTACCAAGGTGCCGCTCGCCGCGCTCACGCGCGAACTGCCGCCGTTCCTCGTGGCGCACCTGATCGTGCTGGCCCTGCTCACCTTCGTGCCCGCGATCTCCACCTGGCTGCCGCACGCGCTGGGGTTCTGA
- a CDS encoding glycoside hydrolase family 18 protein yields MTTPWTRTLGIACLAFVAAPAWSEPAAPHARQRPASSAAAHATTTPAAREVVGYFTSWGIYARGYTAKSLATQGALPYLTTLNYAFGNVQPAQADGSGPIGCQLGDAWADVQRPWTAAESVDGTEVDGTQGLRGNFQQLRVLKRQHPQLKVLVSLGGWNGSKWFSDAALTAASRSALAKSCIDLFIRGRIGGETEGNGAGAGVFDGFDIDWEYPAAEGAPGNTVRPEDTANFTLLLQEFRRQLDAVDPALRLTIAAPAGPQNSAKIDLAAVSKTVDFINLMAYDLHGSWESRTNHQAALAPSPRDPDRAQELSVAETVARYLQAGVPPRKLVVGTPLYSRGWSGVGTAGNGLYQAATGLPAGTFEAGIEDFKTVRAKPGFTRHWDAWARSAWLFDGSTFWTFDDEPVVREKARAVRLTGLRGLMFWELSGDGGELVRAAGDELSRSR; encoded by the coding sequence ATGACGACCCCCTGGACCCGCACCCTGGGCATCGCCTGCCTGGCCTTCGTGGCCGCCCCTGCCTGGAGCGAGCCGGCCGCGCCGCACGCGCGGCAGCGCCCGGCCTCCTCCGCCGCGGCCCATGCCACCACCACGCCCGCCGCGCGCGAGGTGGTGGGGTACTTCACGTCCTGGGGCATCTATGCGCGCGGCTACACCGCGAAGAGCCTGGCCACCCAGGGCGCCCTGCCCTACCTCACCACGCTGAACTACGCCTTCGGCAACGTGCAGCCCGCGCAGGCGGACGGCAGCGGCCCCATCGGCTGCCAGCTCGGAGATGCCTGGGCGGACGTGCAGCGCCCCTGGACCGCCGCGGAGAGCGTGGACGGCACGGAGGTGGACGGCACACAGGGGCTGCGCGGCAACTTCCAGCAATTGCGCGTGCTCAAGCGCCAGCACCCGCAACTCAAGGTGCTGGTGTCACTGGGCGGCTGGAACGGCTCGAAGTGGTTCTCCGACGCGGCCCTCACGGCCGCATCGCGCAGCGCGCTCGCGAAATCGTGCATCGATCTCTTCATCCGCGGCCGCATCGGCGGCGAGACGGAGGGCAACGGCGCCGGCGCCGGGGTGTTCGACGGCTTCGACATCGACTGGGAATACCCGGCCGCCGAAGGCGCGCCCGGCAACACCGTGCGCCCCGAGGACACCGCGAACTTCACGCTGCTGCTGCAGGAGTTCCGCCGGCAGCTCGATGCGGTCGACCCCGCGCTGCGGCTGACCATCGCCGCGCCCGCGGGGCCGCAGAACAGCGCGAAGATCGACCTCGCGGCAGTTTCGAAGACGGTGGATTTCATCAACCTCATGGCCTACGACCTGCACGGATCCTGGGAGAGCCGCACGAACCACCAGGCCGCGCTCGCGCCCAGCCCGCGCGACCCCGACCGCGCGCAGGAACTCTCGGTGGCCGAGACGGTGGCCCGCTACCTGCAGGCCGGCGTGCCGCCGCGCAAGCTTGTGGTGGGCACGCCGCTCTACTCGCGCGGCTGGAGCGGCGTGGGCACGGCGGGCAACGGCCTCTACCAGGCCGCCACGGGACTGCCTGCCGGCACCTTCGAAGCCGGCATCGAAGACTTCAAGACCGTGCGCGCCAAGCCCGGCTTCACGCGCCACTGGGATGCGTGGGCCCGATCGGCCTGGCTCTTCGACGGCAGCACCTTCTGGACCTTCGACGACGAGCCGGTGGTGCGCGAGAAGGCACGCGCCGTGCGGCTCACGGGGCTGCGCGGCCTGATGTTCTGGGAGCTGTCGGGCGACGGGGGCGAGCTGGTGCGCGCGGCTGGCGACGAACTGTCACGTTCGCGCTGA
- a CDS encoding acyl-CoA dehydrogenase family protein has translation MDLAFTPEEQAFREEIRAWVRSHLPPETAHKVHNALRLSRDDLQGWAKILGKKGWLGFGWPKEFGGPGWTAVQKHLFEEECALAGAPRIVPFGPVMVAPVIMAFGSPEQHRRFLPGIASGEVWWSQGYSEPGSGSDLASLKTRAERRGDKYIVNGQKTWTTLGQYGDWMFNLVRTSTEGKPQTGISFLLLDMKSPGVTVRPIKLLDGECEVNEVFFDNVEVPAENLIGEENKGWTYAKHLLSHERTNIADVNRSKRELERLKRIAKAEGVWDDLRFRDQIALLEVDIVALEMLVLRVLSAEKSGKNSLDIAGLLKIRGSEIQQRYAELMMLAAGPYALPFIEEAMEAGWQGDAALGALGGFPGGTVANAPLASTYFNLRKTTIYGGSNEVQRNIVAQTVLG, from the coding sequence ATGGACCTTGCATTCACCCCTGAAGAGCAGGCCTTCCGCGAAGAGATTCGCGCATGGGTCCGCAGCCACCTGCCCCCCGAGACCGCGCACAAGGTGCACAACGCGCTGCGCCTGTCCCGCGACGATCTGCAGGGCTGGGCGAAGATCCTGGGCAAGAAGGGCTGGCTGGGCTTCGGCTGGCCCAAGGAATTCGGCGGCCCGGGCTGGACCGCCGTGCAAAAGCACCTGTTCGAAGAGGAATGCGCGCTGGCCGGCGCGCCGCGCATCGTGCCCTTCGGCCCGGTGATGGTGGCGCCCGTCATCATGGCCTTCGGCTCGCCCGAGCAGCACCGGCGCTTCCTGCCCGGCATCGCGAGCGGAGAGGTCTGGTGGAGCCAGGGCTACAGCGAACCGGGCTCGGGCTCGGACCTGGCCAGCCTCAAGACGCGCGCCGAACGCCGGGGCGACAAATACATCGTCAACGGCCAGAAGACCTGGACCACGCTGGGCCAGTACGGCGACTGGATGTTCAACCTCGTGCGCACCAGCACGGAGGGCAAGCCCCAGACCGGCATCTCGTTCCTGCTGCTGGACATGAAGTCGCCCGGCGTCACCGTGCGGCCCATCAAGCTGCTGGACGGCGAGTGCGAGGTCAACGAGGTCTTCTTCGACAACGTGGAAGTGCCCGCCGAGAACCTCATCGGCGAGGAGAACAAGGGCTGGACCTACGCCAAGCACCTGCTCAGCCACGAGCGCACCAACATCGCCGACGTGAACCGCAGCAAGCGCGAGCTGGAGCGCCTGAAGCGCATCGCGAAGGCCGAGGGCGTGTGGGACGACCTGCGTTTTCGCGACCAGATCGCGCTGCTGGAGGTGGACATCGTCGCGCTGGAGATGCTGGTGCTGCGCGTGCTCTCGGCCGAGAAGTCGGGCAAGAACTCACTGGACATCGCCGGCCTGCTCAAGATCCGCGGCAGCGAGATCCAGCAGCGCTATGCCGAACTGATGATGCTCGCGGCCGGGCCCTACGCCCTGCCCTTCATCGAAGAGGCCATGGAGGCGGGCTGGCAGGGCGATGCGGCCCTGGGCGCGCTCGGCGGCTTCCCCGGCGGCACGGTGGCGAACGCGCCGCTGGCGTCCACCTACTTCAACCTGCGCAAGACGACCATCTACGGCGGCAGCAACGAAGTGCAGCGAAACATCGTCGCTCAGACGGTGCTGGGCTGA
- a CDS encoding acyl-CoA dehydrogenase family protein yields MDFDFSDDQQSLRDAVRRWVDKGYTFERRRGIVAAGGFDRAAYGELAELGLTALTVPEAQDGLGQGAVDAMVAMEELGRGIVLEPLAQTFIATGVLSQCAPEAVQAAWLPRIASGEALVVLAHQERKARYRLDVCEAKASDAAGNITISAIKSIVPAGDQADAFLVPAQWQGRIALFLVERSVQGVTARGYLTQDGSRAAEVQFTDAPATLVAEDGLAALELAVDIGIATACAEAVGVMEQTVALTVDYMNQRKQFGVPIASFQALRHRVADMKMQLELARSMSYYASLKLGAPAGERRRALARAKVQLGQSMRFVGQQSVQLHGGIGVTDEYIGSHYFKKLTQLEMAWGDTLHHLGEVSARMQDTAGVFA; encoded by the coding sequence ATGGATTTCGATTTTTCCGACGACCAGCAATCCCTGCGCGACGCGGTGCGGCGCTGGGTGGACAAGGGCTACACGTTCGAGCGGCGCCGCGGCATCGTGGCGGCGGGCGGGTTCGACCGCGCCGCGTACGGCGAGCTGGCGGAGCTGGGCCTGACGGCGCTCACCGTGCCGGAGGCGCAGGACGGCCTGGGCCAGGGCGCCGTCGATGCGATGGTGGCGATGGAAGAGCTGGGCCGCGGCATCGTGCTGGAGCCGCTGGCGCAGACCTTCATCGCCACCGGCGTGCTGTCGCAGTGCGCGCCCGAGGCCGTGCAGGCCGCGTGGCTGCCGCGCATCGCGAGCGGCGAGGCGCTGGTGGTGCTGGCCCACCAGGAGCGCAAGGCGCGCTACCGCCTGGACGTTTGCGAGGCAAAAGCCTCCGATGCCGCCGGAAACATTACGATTTCCGCTATCAAAAGCATAGTGCCCGCGGGTGACCAGGCCGATGCCTTCCTGGTGCCGGCGCAGTGGCAGGGCCGCATCGCGCTCTTCCTGGTCGAGCGCTCGGTGCAAGGCGTGACCGCGCGCGGCTACCTCACGCAGGACGGCAGCCGCGCCGCGGAGGTGCAGTTCACCGATGCACCGGCCACGCTGGTCGCCGAAGACGGCCTCGCCGCGCTGGAGCTGGCGGTGGACATCGGCATCGCCACGGCTTGCGCCGAGGCCGTGGGCGTGATGGAGCAGACCGTCGCCCTCACCGTCGATTACATGAACCAGCGCAAGCAGTTCGGCGTGCCCATCGCGAGCTTCCAGGCGCTGCGCCACCGCGTGGCCGACATGAAGATGCAGCTGGAGCTGGCGCGCTCGATGAGCTACTACGCCAGCCTCAAGCTCGGTGCCCCGGCCGGCGAGCGCCGCCGCGCCCTCGCGCGCGCCAAGGTGCAGCTCGGGCAGTCGATGCGCTTCGTGGGCCAGCAGTCGGTGCAGCTGCACGGCGGCATCGGCGTGACCGACGAATACATCGGCAGCCACTACTTCAAGAAGCTCACGCAGCTGGAGATGGCCTGGGGCGACACGCTGCACCACCTGGGCGAGGTGTCGGCGCGCATGCAGGACACGGCGGGCGTGTTCGCCTGA
- a CDS encoding DUF4124 domain-containing protein, with amino-acid sequence MKPHAFLCAALCIAASTAASAQVHRCTDGAGRATYSDLPCQAGQPGVLVEPPRRSGAGSAVGTQPAAPSVPLQAPAETRAGPAQPAAQGAMPVALNGAAGPADTPACRGAQKELEFVSSIRTLPEAEKRARMNAAIVQANAHCGTNAPLLQEPARVVVETVPAIVRCDRDFCYDAEGALYRKSGPDLLTGPTGRTCARAGSAWNCR; translated from the coding sequence ATGAAGCCCCATGCCTTTCTTTGCGCAGCCCTGTGCATTGCCGCATCCACCGCCGCCTCTGCCCAGGTCCACCGCTGCACCGACGGTGCAGGCCGCGCCACGTACTCCGACCTCCCGTGCCAGGCGGGCCAGCCGGGCGTGCTGGTGGAGCCTCCCCGGCGCTCCGGTGCCGGGTCTGCCGTGGGGACCCAGCCCGCTGCGCCCTCCGTGCCCTTGCAGGCGCCAGCCGAGACCCGCGCCGGCCCGGCGCAGCCCGCGGCCCAGGGTGCGATGCCGGTCGCGCTGAACGGAGCCGCCGGGCCCGCGGACACCCCGGCATGCCGCGGCGCCCAGAAGGAGCTGGAATTCGTATCGAGCATCCGCACCCTGCCCGAGGCCGAAAAGCGGGCGCGGATGAACGCGGCGATCGTGCAGGCCAACGCCCACTGCGGCACGAACGCGCCGCTCCTGCAGGAGCCTGCCCGGGTGGTCGTGGAAACGGTTCCGGCGATCGTGCGCTGCGACCGGGACTTCTGCTACGACGCCGAGGGTGCGCTCTACCGGAAGTCGGGCCCGGACCTCCTCACCGGGCCGACGGGGCGCACCTGCGCGCGTGCCGGCAGCGCCTGGAACTGCCGCTGA
- the purN gene encoding phosphoribosylglycinamide formyltransferase, translated as MKNIVILISGGGSNMAAIVRAARAQDWAGRHGAQVAAVLSNKADAAGLAWARQQGIATGALDHKAYPSREAFDEALAQQIDAHAPALVVLAGFMRILTPGFVARYAGRLLNIHPSLLPAFPGLHTHQRAIDAGCKVAGATVHLVTPELDSGPILAQGVVPVLPGDTAADLSARVLAQEHTIYPAAVERFLLSNK; from the coding sequence ATGAAGAACATCGTGATTTTGATCTCGGGCGGCGGCTCCAACATGGCGGCCATCGTCCGGGCGGCGCGCGCGCAGGACTGGGCGGGCCGCCACGGCGCGCAGGTGGCCGCCGTCCTGAGCAACAAGGCCGACGCGGCGGGCCTGGCCTGGGCGCGGCAGCAGGGCATCGCCACCGGCGCGCTGGACCACAAGGCCTACCCCTCGCGTGAGGCGTTCGACGAGGCGCTGGCGCAGCAGATCGACGCGCACGCCCCCGCCCTGGTGGTGCTGGCGGGTTTCATGCGCATCCTCACGCCCGGCTTCGTGGCGCGCTACGCGGGGCGCCTGTTGAACATCCACCCCTCGCTCCTGCCGGCGTTCCCGGGGCTGCACACGCACCAGCGCGCCATCGACGCGGGCTGCAAGGTGGCGGGCGCCACGGTGCACCTCGTCACGCCCGAGCTGGATTCGGGCCCGATCCTGGCGCAGGGCGTGGTGCCCGTGCTGCCCGGCGACACGGCGGCCGACCTCTCCGCGCGCGTGCTGGCGCAGGAGCACACCATCTATCCCGCTGCGGTGGAACGGTTTTTGCTATCAAATAAATAG
- a CDS encoding tetratricopeptide repeat protein: MSANATSTDPNRQHLETAREQISRGDLQQAALTLNKAQKALPNDPRVFLLAGLMAEKASNIPKAFEALNRAVALAPDWGPAQLELALLHARQNQLHEAVQLAEKVALREPRNPIVLAGVVDIAHRSGNLEMAVRHLRRGLEMVPGDVQLRRLLARDLSDQGNHAEALQTWGALIDENPQDAEARLGRVKTYIAAGNPARAVADTTALLEIAPGDSVVAYYTAIAHGVTPPHQPPELQRGLFDSLASLYDRHMVAGLKYKLPKIAGEKILARFPDKHLNLLDLGCGTGLLGVCLGRIDGFLIGVDISLKMIEQAARHNVYDRFHHANLLDALRDTPSDTYDVVAALDVFIYAGDLADTVPDAHRLLVAHGDFMFSCETAPEDGPDLVLQASGRYAHKRSHAKAVCQAAGFKTIEIEDLVLRYENNEPVQGFLVTARKGA, encoded by the coding sequence ATGAGCGCTAACGCCACCTCCACCGACCCCAATCGCCAACACCTCGAAACCGCGCGCGAGCAGATCTCGCGCGGCGACCTCCAGCAGGCCGCGCTCACCTTGAACAAGGCGCAGAAGGCCCTTCCGAACGACCCGCGCGTGTTCCTGCTGGCCGGCCTGATGGCCGAGAAGGCCTCCAACATTCCCAAGGCCTTCGAGGCGCTGAACCGCGCCGTGGCCCTCGCGCCCGACTGGGGCCCGGCGCAGCTCGAGCTGGCCCTGCTGCACGCCCGCCAGAACCAGCTGCACGAGGCCGTGCAACTGGCCGAGAAGGTGGCCCTGCGCGAGCCGCGCAACCCCATCGTGCTGGCCGGCGTGGTCGACATCGCGCACCGCTCCGGCAACCTCGAGATGGCCGTGCGCCACCTGCGCCGCGGCCTGGAGATGGTGCCCGGCGACGTACAACTGCGCCGCCTGCTCGCACGCGACCTGAGCGACCAAGGCAACCACGCCGAGGCACTGCAGACCTGGGGCGCGCTCATCGACGAGAACCCGCAGGACGCCGAAGCCCGCCTGGGCCGCGTGAAGACCTACATCGCCGCCGGCAACCCGGCGCGCGCCGTGGCCGACACCACCGCCCTGCTGGAGATCGCGCCCGGCGATTCCGTGGTGGCCTACTACACGGCCATCGCCCACGGCGTGACGCCGCCGCACCAGCCGCCGGAACTGCAGCGCGGCCTCTTCGACAGCCTGGCGAGCCTCTACGACCGCCACATGGTCGCGGGCCTCAAATACAAGCTGCCCAAGATCGCGGGCGAGAAGATCCTGGCGCGCTTCCCCGACAAGCACCTCAACCTGCTCGACCTGGGCTGCGGCACCGGTCTGCTGGGCGTATGCCTGGGCCGCATCGACGGCTTCCTCATCGGCGTGGACATCTCGCTGAAGATGATCGAGCAGGCCGCGCGCCACAACGTGTACGACCGCTTCCACCACGCGAACCTGCTCGATGCGCTGCGCGACACGCCGTCCGACACCTACGACGTGGTGGCCGCGCTCGACGTGTTCATCTATGCGGGCGACCTGGCCGACACCGTGCCCGATGCGCACCGCCTGCTGGTGGCGCACGGCGACTTCATGTTCTCGTGCGAGACCGCGCCCGAGGACGGCCCCGACCTCGTGCTGCAGGCCAGCGGCCGCTACGCGCACAAGCGCAGCCATGCCAAGGCCGTGTGCCAGGCCGCGGGTTTCAAGACCATCGAGATCGAAGACCTCGTGCTGCGCTACGAGAACAACGAGCCCGTGCAGGGCTTCCTGGTGACGGCGCGCAAGGGCGCCTGA